A single region of the Melopsittacus undulatus isolate bMelUnd1 chromosome 10, bMelUnd1.mat.Z, whole genome shotgun sequence genome encodes:
- the PKIG gene encoding cAMP-dependent protein kinase inhibitor gamma has translation MEVESSMYTDFISCDRAGRRNAVHDIHQDATTVSVRKLTEDLSDLAVEGAESQSDATSSENDPGARPEGQENSPSP, from the exons ATGGAGGTAGAGTCCAGCATGTACACTGACTTCATTTCCTGCGATCGGGCCGGTCGGAGGAACGCTGTCCACGACATCCATCAAGATGCAACCACCGTCAGCGTGCGCAAGCTGACCGAGGACCTCAGTGACCTTGCCGTTGAAGGAGCAG AAAGCCAAAGCGATGCCACTTCTTCTGAGAATGACCCAGGAGCAAGACCAGAGGGGCAAGAAAACAGCCCTTCCCCATGA
- the ADA gene encoding adenosine deaminase, translating into MERGVRVFEDPKVELHVHLDGAIRPETILHFGRKRGVPLPGSTVDDLLKHVSYKTPLTLTQFLEKFNHYMPAIAGDREAVRRIAYELVETKAKEGVIYVEVRYSPHLLANCSVDPIPWGQTEGDLTPDEVVNLVNQGLQDGERDFRIKARSILCCMRHMPSWSPEVVELCKKYQNNSVVAIDLAGDESLKVEDSSEHKKAYEEAERCGIHRTVHAGEAGPPAMIKEAVYLLKAERIGHGYRVLDDPELYKELLRAKMHFEVCPWSSYLTGACLPDFGKHPVAQFRKDRANYSINTDDPLIFNSNIYKDYSIVKDYMGFTEEEFKRVNINAAQSSFLPEKEKQELLNKLYEAYGMVPNAS; encoded by the exons GAAAAGAGGGGTTCCTCTCCCCGGCAGCACTGTTGATGACCTCCTGAAGCATGTCAGCTACAAAACACCACTGACGCTTACCCAGTTCCTAGAGAAGTTTAATCACTACATGCCTGCCATTGC AGGTGACCGTGAGGCAGTGAGGAGGATCGCCTACGAGCTCGTGGAGACGAAAGCAAAGGAAGGTGTCATCTACGTGGAGGTCCGGTACAGCCCTCACCTCCTGGCCAACTGCAGTGTGGATCCCATCCCCTGGGGCCAGACTGA GGGTGACCTCACTCCAGATGAAGTCGTTAACCTCGTAAATCAGGGACTCCAGGATGGAGAAAGGGATTTCCGCATCAAAGCCAGGTCTATTCTATGCTGCATGCGCCATATGCCAA GCTGGTCCCCAGAGGTGGTGGAGCTCTGCAAGAAGTATCAAAACAACTCTGTGGTGGCCATTGACCTGGCTGGGGATGAGTCTCTGAAAGTGGAGGATTCCTCCGAGCATAAGAAGGCTTATGAG GAAGCTGAAAGATGTGGGATTCACCGCACCGTCCATGCTGGGGAGGCTGGCCCACCTGCCATGATCAAAGAG GCAGTTTATCTCCTGAAGGCCGAGCGCATTGGCCATGGCTACCGTGTCCTGGATGATCCTGAGCTCTACAAGGAACTCTTGAGAGCAAAGATGCATTTTGAG GTCTGTCCTTGGTCCAGTTATCTCACTGGTGCATGTCTTCCGGACTTTGGGAAACACCCAGTAGCACA GTTTAGGAAGGATCGTGCTAATTATTCCATAAACACAGATGACCCCCTCATCTTTAACTCCAATATTTACAAAGATTACAGCATAGTGAAGGACTACATGGGCTTCACTGAAGAGGAGTTCAAGAGAGTG AACATCAATGCAGCTCAGTCCAGTTTCTTAcctgagaaggaaaagcaggagctgctcaaCAAGCTGTATGAAGCCTATGGGATGGTCCCCAATGCATCGTGA